The DNA sequence gcagtctcagtgctatgatggggtctaaaaccagactgaagagtttcgtatacattgtttgtcttcaggaaggcagtgagttgctgcgcaacagctttttcatattttttggagaggaatggaagattcgatataggccgatagttttttataatttctgggtcaagatttggctttttcaagagaggctttattactgccacttttagtgagtttggtacacatccggtggatagagagccgtttattatgttcaacataggagggccaagcacagaaagcagctctttcagtagtttagttggaatagggtccagtatgcagcttgaaggtttagaggccatgattattttcatcattgtgtcaagagatatagtactaaaacactttagtgtctcccttgatcctaggtcctggcagggttgtgcagactcaggacaacggagctttggaggaatacgcagatttaaagaggagtccgtaatttgctttctaatgatcatgatcttttcctcaaagaagttcatgaattcatcactgctgaagtgagagccatcctctcttggggaatgctgctttttagttaactttgcgacagtatcaaaaagttatttcggattgttcttattttcctcaattaagttggaaaaataggatgatcgagcagcagtgagggctcttcgatactgcacggtaatgtctttccaagctagtcgttagacttccagtttggtgtggcgccatttccgttccaatatcctggaagcttgcttcagagctcgtgtattttctgtataccagggagctagtttcttatgacaaatgtttttagtttttaggggtgcaactgcatctagggtattgcgcaaggttacattgagttcctcggttcggtggttaactgatttttgtcctctgtcgtccttgggtaggcagagggagtctggaagggcatcaaggaatctttgggttgtctgagaatttatagcacgacttttaatgcttcttggttggggtctgagcagattatttgttgtgattgcgaacgtaataaaatggtggtccgatagtccaggattatgaggaaaaacattaagatccacaacatttattccatgggacaaaactaggtccagagtatgactgtggcagtgagtaggtccagagacatgttggacaaaacccactgagtcgatgatggctccgaaagccttttggagtgggtctgtggacttttccatgtgaatattaaagtcaccaaaaattagaatattatctgcgatgactacaaggtccgataggaattcagggaactcagtgaggaacactgcatatggcccaggaggcctgtaaacagtagctataaaaagtgattgagtaggctgcatagatttcatgactagaagctcaaaagacgaaaacgtcgttgttgtttttttgggggtaaatttaaatttgctatcgtaaatgttagcaacacctccgcctttgccggatgcacggggggtttggtcactagtgtaaccagggggtgaggcctcatttaacacagtaaattcatcaggcttaagccatgtttcagtcaggccaatcacatcaagattatgatcaagattatgatcagtgagaCAGACAAAGGGTTAGAAACTGCATGTAGCCAGGTCATCAGAAACTATTAACTGTTACATGTcaattggcatttttcctattttgttgcattacaacctgttcCTGTTTCcagtcacaacttgcagacttgtgtacgtgctaaagcgaacaccgccatctttaattttgcccatcctagatcgaggcacagacacggtctcaatggggatagctgagctgacaacactgactgtgctagtggcagactccactaagctggcaggctggctatctcattgtggagctagaggagttagagccctgtctatgtttgtagataagatgagagcacacctccagctaggatggagtctgtcactcctcaacaggccaggcttggtcctgtttgtgggtcagtccgagaaagagggccaattatcaaAAAATgatatcttttgggaggggcagaaaacagttttcaaccagcgattgagttgtgagactctgctgtagagctcatcactccccctaactgggaggggccagagactctctgctgtagagctcatcactccccctaactgggtgggggccagagacaattacttgatgccgacacatctttctagctgatttacacgctgaagctatgttgcgcttggtgacctctgactgtttcatcctaacatcgttggtgccgacgtggataacaatatctctatactctctacactcgccagttttagctttagccagcaccgtcttcagattagccttaacgtcggtagccctgccccctggtaaacagtgtatgatcgctggatgattcgtttttagTCTAATaatgcgggtaatggagtcgccaatgactagggttttcaatttgtcagagctaatggtgagaggcttcggcgtctcagaccccacaacgggaggagcagagaccagagaagtttcggcctctgactccgactcgcttaatggggagaaccggttgaaagtttctgtcggctgaataagcaacaccggttgagcattcctacagcgtttccctccggaagccatgagaaagttgtccggctgtggggaccgtgcgagggggtttatactaacgttactatctgtacttactgttggcacagacgctgtttcatcctttcctacactgaaattacccttgcctaacgattgcgtctgaagctgggcttgcagcacagctatccttgccgtaaggcgatcgttctcctgtatattataagtacaacaactgcaattagaaggcatcatgttaatgttacttagcttcggctgtttgaagtcctgacgaaccatgtctagataaaacctccggggtgaaaaagttgagtgagggaaaaactaaaaatatacgataatgaaaaagtaaaaaccgtgaagtagtcaggtagcaaagtaagatcggcaacaaaacgcacagcagcacgtaaacaagtctgcaagttgtgactgGAAACAGgaacaggttgtaatgcaacaaaataggaaaaatgccaattgACATGTAACAGTTAATAGTTTCTGATGACCTGGCTACATGCAGTTTCTAaccctttgtctgtctctctgtgctgtgtgttCTAGGTGGGGACCTCTCTGGAAGCTCTGTACTGCAGCAGGGGcccagggtggaggaggaggaggacagggagactGGGAACATGGCCTTTCTGAAGGACCTCCTGAGCCCTGGACCAATGGAAGCAGATGAGTTCAGTCGAGATTGGCAAGGCACCTTCGGCTGCTTGGAGTTCTCTGACCCTGTCCCCCCCACAGCCCTCACCCCCACCCTGGTCCTTCCTCCCCCTACTGGAGCAGCCTGCCCCCCCTCTCAGTCCCCCAGTCCCACCGGCTTCCTGCCCTCCCAGCTGCTGGACCACAGTCTGagttctacaggtcagtcagtcagcaccATCTCCTGGTCTGACCTCTAGTGGCCAGATGACCTTTCTGCATGTCTGACTTCTAGTGGCCAGATGACCTTACTGCATGTCTGACCTCTAGTGGCCAGATGACCTTACTGCCTGTCTGACCTCTAGTGGCCAGATGACCTTACTGCATGTCTGACCTCTAGTGGCCAGATGACCTTACTGCATGTCTGACCTCTAGTAGATAGATGACCTTACTGCATTTCTGACCTCTAGTGGCCAGATGACCTTACTGCATGTCTGACCTCTAGTAGATAGATGACCTTACTGCATGTCTGACCTCTAGTGGCTGGATGACCTTACTGCATGTCTGACCTCTAGTGGCCAGATGACCTTGCTGCATGTCTGACTATTGGCTGGATGAtctagtatcatctagaaactgatagtttggCTCCAGTTCTAaaaactgatagtttgtctccagttctagatgctgatagtttgtctccagttctagtatcatctagaaactgatagtttgtctgcagttctagtatcatctagaaactgatagtttgtctccagttctagtatccagttctagtatcatctagaagctgatagtttgtctccagttaCTAGAAAttgatagtttgtctccagttctagtagcatctagaaactgatagtttgtctccagttctagaaactgatagtttgtctccagttctagaaactgatagtttgtctgcagttctagaaactgatagtttgtctccagttgtagtatcatctagaaactgatagtttgtctcaagttctagtatcatctagaaactgatagtttgtctccagttctagtatcatctagaaacGGATAGTTTGTCTGCAGTTCTAATATCATCGAGAagctgatagtttgtctccagttctagtatcatctagaaacggatagtttgtctccagttatagcatcatctagaaactgatagtttgtctccagttctaaAAACTGATCGTTTGTCTGcagttctagtatcatctagaaactgatagtttgtccccagttctagtatcatctagaaactgatagtttgtctccagttttagaaactgatagtttgtctccagttctagaagctgatagtttgtctccagttctagaagctgatagtttgtctccagttctagaatcatctagaaactgatagtttgtctccagttctagaagctgatagtttgtctccagttctagtatcatctagaaactgatagtttgtctccagttctagaagctgatagtttgtctccagttgtagtatcatctagaaactgatagtttgtctgcagttctagtatcatctagaaactgatagtttgtctccagttctagtatcatctagaaactgatagtttgtctgtagttctagtatcatctagaaactgatagtttgtctccagttctactatcatctagaaactgatagtttgtctccagtttTTTAGAAACTGAgagtttgtctccagttctagaAGCTGATTGTTTGTCTCCAGTTAtagtatcatctagaaactgatagtttgtccccagttctagtatcatctagaaactgatagtttgtctccagttctagtatcatctagaagctgatagtttgtctccagttctagtatcatctagaaactgatagtttgtctgcagttctagtatcatctagaaactgatagtttgtctccggttctagaaactgatagtttgtctctagttctagtatcatctagaaCCTGATCgtttgtctccagttctagtatcatctagaaactgatagtttgtctccagttctagtatcatctagaaactgatagtttaTCTCCAGttctagaaactgatagtttgtctccagttctagaaactgatagtttgtctccagttctaaaaactgatagtttgtctccagttctagaaactgatagtttgtctgcagttctagtatcatctagaaactgatagtttgtctgcagttctagtatcatctagaaactgatagtttgtctccagttctagtatcatctagaaGCTGATAGTTTGTCTTCAGttctagaaactgatagtttgtctgcagttctagtatcatctagaaactgatagtttgtccccagttctagtatcatctagaaactgatagtttgtctccagtttTAGAGACTGATAGTTTGTGTCCAGTTCTAGAagctgatagtttgtctccagttctagaatcatctagaaactgataatttgtctccagttctagtatcatctagaagctgatagtttgtctccagttctagaatcatctagaaactgatagtttgtctccagttctagtatcatctagaaactgatagtttgtctccagttctagaaactgatagtttgtctgcAGTTCTAGAagctgatagtttgtctccagttctagtatcatctagaaactgatagtttgtctccagttcaTCTAGAAACTGATTCTAGTACAATCTCATCAGCTTGTTGTGTTCAGTCTTCTCTTTTTTCCTGGAAGAATGATGACATCACATTCCCttgtcatctctccctccctcctatcctcCCTCATCCTCTGGGTTTCTGTCTCTCAGGCTGGGCGACGCCTCCCATGTTCCAGGCTCCGCCCCTACAGTCCCCAGTGTCTTGCCAGGTCCAGTCAGCTAAGGGCGGCCCAAAGTCAACAGCCAATGGTGAGAGGGTGTTGTTTATGAGGCTTGCTGTCGTTGGCGCAGTAGTGCAGGGTTTAGTTTTAGCTTTCAGATGTGCCTTACAGTACCAATTCACCACActcaaggggtgtgtgtgtgtgtgtgtgtgtgtgtgtgtgtgtgtgtgtgtgtgtgtgtgtgtgtgtgtgtgtgtgtgtgtgtgtgtgtgtgtgtgtgtgtgtgtgtgtaggtcctAAAGGTGCATCGCGGGACATGTCTGCATGGTTCAACCTGTTTGCTGATCTGGACCCCCTCTCTAACCCTGACGTCATCGGACGCTCTGAAGATGAGATCCTCAATGCCtgaggggggggtgtgtgtgtgtgtgtgtgtgtgtgtgtgtgtgtgtgtgtgtgtgcagttacTTTATACTTTATAATGTCTGTAATATTCTATATAGGTGATAGAGGAGGATTTGACTGAGATTGATCTTCTATTCAGGATATGTCCTGTAAGGGGGTGGGTTTAACCTTAGAGATAGAATATAGAACCTACCACCTGATTGGTTGGCCCAACAATCTAACACCTGATTGGTTGGCCCAACAACCTAACACCTGATTGGTTGGCCCAACAACCTATCACCTGATTGGTTGGCCCAACTACCTATCACCTGATTGGTTGGCCCAACAACCTAACACCTGATTGGTTGGCCCAACAACCTATCACCTGATTGGTTGGCCCAACTACCTATCACCTGATTGGTTGGCCCAACAACCTAACACCTGATTGGTTGGCCCAACAACCTATCACCTGATTGGTTGGCCCAACAACCTATCACCTGATTGGTTGGCCCAACAACCTATCACCTGATTGGTTGGCCCAACTACCTATCACCTGATTGGTTGGCCCAACAACCTAACACCTGATTGGTTGGCCCAACAACCTATCACCGGACCAGTTTCTACCAGTGACATGGTCTATAATACTAATTATAAAGCGGATAGTTTGGgtcctgaattctgattggctgaaacagcattCCAGTCGTGTGTATATCAGAcgatataccacaggtatgacacaaCTCCCTGTTTGCTGTTCCGTTTATGTTGGGAAGCAGTTtagaatagcaataaggcacttctGGGTtggtggtatatggccagtagAGCAGTGCTAAGGGCTGTACCCTGGACCTCTGCTTCACGTCGTGCCAATAGCCTTTACGcagggtatattggccatatatcacagcccctctggccttattgcttaactaaAGACTCCCCGTGGATCTCTAGTTCCAACAGTGTATTTTCACACACCTATTATGGTGCTGAAGAGCTGCAGATTCCACATCTAGTTTGTTTTGAACTAAAAGCtgggaaaaaaatgttttccccCAAGAATCATGATTTATCCGATCAGTTTTTGTTTCTAAAGGAAGTCTAAGGAAAGTATCAACACTGGAGTGATGTGGAACGACGTCAAGCAACGAGCAGATGGCTCATACAGCGCATACAGCTCATACAGCTTATACAGCTCATACAGCTCATACAGCGCATACAGCTCATACAGCTCATACAGCGCATACAGCTCATACAGCTCATACAGCGCATACAGCTCATACAGCTTATACAGCTCATACAGCTCATAAAGCTCATACAGCTCATACAGTGCATACAGCTCATACAGCGCATACAGCTCATACAGCTCATACAGCGCATACAGCTCATACAGCTTATACAGCTCATACAGTTCATACAGCTCATACAGCGCATACAGCTTATACAGCTCATACAGCTCATACAGCTCATACAGCTTATACAGTGGGTTAACATTGGCTTTAGGTCACTATTCCCCCCCCATCACTGATTATTTGGATGAAGGCGGTGTGGTAAAATCAGCAGGGGAGGGGGGCAAACCGTAACTCCCAATCTGTAACACACAGCTGTGAGTTAACAGAGATGATGTCTAAGATAGTATTACTGATGGCCTAATCATGTAAACTGCAGCAGCTGGTTCTTGTCTCCACTATAAGAACTGGATTTGATAACATCTCCCCTGCTAATACTACCATCCAGCCCCTTTAGCAGATAGgatttatactgtactgtactactgtactgtagtcacATAGATCACCTAGGAAACAGCGTTTTCTACCTCACTGGAGCTCCTATCAGTGATTTTTGTTTTCGTCATACAGGAAATCTAGAAGCTTTTCCGCTTCTCTGGAATCGGTTTGATTATTGTGTATCTTCTTCTGAATCAGCAGGAGCGAAAGCAGAAGCCTGATTATCACTAGCCCAGGTAGCTCTGTTGGGAGGACGTCTTTTCATGTGAAGAATGGGAATATTGTGCAGTCGTGAGTCTCATTATACAGTTTTTCTTACtttacactgcattcggaaagtattcagaccccttcactttttccacattttgttacattacagccttattctaaaatggattaaatagttttttcccctcattaatatacacacaataccccataatgacaacacaataccccgtaatgacatcacaataccccataatgacatcacaataccccataatgacaaagcaaaaacaggtttttagaaatgtttgcaaatgtattacaaaaaccccccaggaaatatcacattttcataagtattcagaccctttagtcagtaatttgaagaagcacctttggtagtgattacattCTTGCGTCATCTTGGGTATaatgctacaagcttgtcacacctgtatttggggagtttctcccattcttctctgcagatcctctcaagctctgtcagtttggatggggagcgtcgctgcacagctattttcaggtctctccagatatgttcgttcaggttcaagtccgggctctggctgggccactcaaggacattcagagacttgtcccgaagccactcctgcgttgtcttggctgtgtgcttaggtcgttgtcctgttggaaggtgaaactttgccccagtctgaggtcctgagcgctctggagcaggttttcattaaggatctctttgtacttttccctgttcatctttctcttgatcctgactagtctcccagtccctgcctctgaaaaacatccccacagcatgatgctgccaccaccatgcttcaccgtagggatggtattggccaggtgatgagcggggccaggtttcctctagacgtgacgcttggcattcaggccaaagagttcaatcttgctttattcagaccagagaatcttgtttctcatggtctgagagtcttttaggtgccttttgtcaaactccaagcggactgtcatgtgccttttactgaggagtggcttccatctggctactctaccataaaggcctga is a window from the Salmo trutta unplaced genomic scaffold, fSalTru1.1, whole genome shotgun sequence genome containing:
- the LOC115188253 gene encoding islet cell autoantigen 1-like protein is translated as LCDLSGNLSTASTLTTSYSWPVTMPQPGLSSSMQASGPSTDHSSLWWSLGCGGLLPGSLTGGDLSGSSVLQQGPRVEEEEDRETGNMAFLKDLLSPGPMEADEFSRDWQGTFGCLEFSDPVPPTALTPTLVLPPPTGAACPPSQSPSPTGFLPSQLLDHSLSSTGWATPPMFQAPPLQSPVSCQVQSAKGGPKSTANGPKGASRDMSAWFNLFADLDPLSNPDVIGRSEDEILNA